Proteins from one Desmodus rotundus isolate HL8 chromosome 9, HLdesRot8A.1, whole genome shotgun sequence genomic window:
- the MFSD6L gene encoding major facilitator superfamily domain-containing protein 6-like, whose protein sequence is MSANPQWDVRRALGVARLFHLVCGVRDATVTPFLTLYLRQLGVAAPWVGVLMGTKHLIAAFWAPFCAFLARSYQKRRALLIGSLLGSGGASMLMALVPPRDNEPGHRSCNGSDSAAPPVLPPEAAPAGNFTPARAASDGPAGAPSLPAERSTGTRDASGFRKGPRASVREPFSHLPRYFVGSVQGARTTPEVLPAVTSGLKDTPWEGAFKGVSTAHPLLAGGTALGSPANLSAATGNSGDFSLEGLRWTFILSLGFMVFWELLAAPLEQVADDSLFEYLDFVDATDRYRNLWIWRLLGTSAGVCGIAALVERLDCFLVTSGPPGVVHFYGYSLVSGLALLVSIAFPVPICRQREPGYRAVKALSLVEGAPRLILLASTVFLLGAASSAVQNFLFWHMKDHGSSELVMGFSVALGLLGEILLHPFKTTLLRKLSRAGTVGLGLGCLSGQLLYYSFLWSWWSVLPVQILSAISNGALWWAVGASIEDLATPRTERPLSAVFRGHFYGGGASLGSFVGGFVVRHFSLAVLYQASSVVLLLWLILFLSIWPRLPQERQINYSKLLTVEASDTSDSEQGMERDWLVKAMREDHSNWKG, encoded by the coding sequence ATGAGCGCCAACCCGCAGTGGGACGTCCGCCGGGCGCTGGGAGTGGCCAGGCTCTTCCACTTGGTGTGTGGGGTCCGGGACGCCACCGTGACCCCGTTCCTGACCCTCTACCTGAGGCAGCTGGGCGTGGCCGCGCCCTGGGTGGGCGTCCTCATGGGAACCAAGCACCTGATCGCAGCCTTCTGGGCCCCGTTCTGTGCCTTCCTGGCCAGAAGCTACCAGAAAAGGAGGGCGCTCCTGATCGGCTCGCTGCTGGGCTCGGGGGGCGCCAGCATGCTGATGGCGCTGGTGCCGCCGCGGGACAACGAGCCGGGGCACCGCTCCTGTAACGGCAGCGACAGCGCGGCGCCCCCAGTCCTACCACCGGAGGCCGCGCCAGCCGGGAACTTCACCCCGGCCCGAGCGGCCTCCGACGGCCCGGCGGGGGCACCCAGCCTCCCAGCCGAGAGGAGTACTGGGACCAGGGACGCCTCTGGCTTCAGAAAGGGACCACGGGCAAGTGTCCGAGAACCTTTCAGTCACCTGCCCAGATACTTTGTGGGCTCTGTTCAAGGAGCCAGGACTACGCCCGAAGTTCTCCCCGCCGTCACCTCAGGGCTGAAAGATACTCCCTGGGAAGGTGCTTTTAAGGGGGTCAGTACTGCCCACCCTTTGCTCGCTGGGGGTACAGCCCTGGGAAGCCCAGCCAACTTGTCGGCAGCCACGGGGAACTCAGGAGACTTCTCCTTGGAAGGGTTGCGATGGACTTTCATTCTCTCCTTGGGGTTCATGGTGTTCTGGGAGCTGCTGGCAGCCCCTCTGGAGCAGGTGGCGGATGACAGCCTTTTTGAATACCTGGATTTTGTGGACGCCACTGACCGTTACAGAAACCTGTGGATCTGGAGGCTGCTGGGCACGTCAGCAGGCGTGTGTGGCATCGCAGCCTTGGTGGAGCGGCTGGACTGCTTCCTGGTGACGAGTGGCCCCCCGGGTGTGGTGCACTTCTATGGCTACTCACTGGTCAGCGGCCTGGCGTTACTGGTGAGCATTGCTTTTCCTGTCCCCATCTGCAGGCAGCGGGAGCCCGGCTACAGAGCCGTCAAAGCACTGTCTCTGGTAGAGGGCGCCCCCCGCCTCATTCTCCTAGCCTCCACCGTCTTCCTGCTAGGAGCCGCCAGCAGCGCAGTGCAGAACTTCCTGTTCTGGCACATGAAGGACCATGGGAGCAGCGAGCTGGTTATGGGTTTCTCAGTTGCCCTGGGCTTGCTGGGGGAAATTCTGCTTCATCCGTTCAAAACCACGTTGCTCAGGAAACTGTCCAGAGCGGGaacagtggggctggggctgggctgcctcTCAGGGCAGCTGCTGTACTACTCTTTCCTCTGGAGCTGGTGGTCCGTCCTCCCGGTGCAGATCCTGAGTGCCATCAGCAATGGGGCTCTGTGGTGGGCAGTGGGGGCTTCCATAGAGGACCTGGCCACTCCCAGAACGGAGAGACCTCTGAGTGCAGTGTTTCGAGGTCACTTCTATGGGGGCGGCGCCAGCCTGGGGAGCTTTGTGGGGGGCTTCGTGGTGAGGCATTTCAGCCTGGCTGTGCTCTACCAGGCCAGCTCCGTGGTGCTGTTGCTCTggctgattctgttcctgtccatCTGGCCAAGACTGCCCCAGGAGCGGCAAATCAACTACTCGAAGCTGCTGACTGTGGAGGCAAGTGACACAAGTGACTCCGAGCAGGGGATGGAACGGGACTGGCTTGTGAAGGCCATGAGGGAGGACCACTCAAACTGGAAGGGCTGA